From Halichoerus grypus chromosome 6, mHalGry1.hap1.1, whole genome shotgun sequence, one genomic window encodes:
- the A2ML1 gene encoding LOW QUALITY PROTEIN: alpha-2-macroglobulin-like protein 1 (The sequence of the model RefSeq protein was modified relative to this genomic sequence to represent the inferred CDS: inserted 2 bases in 2 codons), with amino-acid sequence MWTQLLLGILTLSPAIAEKYLPNYLVTVPAQLNFPSTQKVCLDLRPGSHDVKFTITLETKNKTQKLLETSESKKRHLQCISFLVPPPAGGTEEVATLRVSATGSSISLEEKTKVLIQRQGNGVFIQTDKPIYNPGQEVHFRIVTLNSSFVPVSDKYSMAELQDPNRNRIAQWLEVVPEQGIVDLSFHLAPEATLGTYTVEVAGGAAFGTFSVEEYVLPKFKVDVIEPXQLSTVEESFLVKICCRYTYGKPMLAAVQVSVCQKAYTYHFPEAEWEQLPXKCRNLSGQTDKAGCFSVSVDMSTFNLTGYMYSHTINIVATVVEEGTGVEANPTQDINISSQVGSITFEDTKNFYYPSFSFSGKIRVRGHDGSLLKNHSVFLVIYGINGTINQTLTTDNDGLAPFKLDTVNWNGGDISLEGRFQMEDSVHYPGRRPHYYQNGYLHLQSFYSTTWSFLDIHPLRGILACGQPQEVLVDYYIDPEDANPDQEVIFSYYLIGKGHLEMAGQKPLNFEKEGTKGSFSFSLTFTSRLAPDPSLVIYAIFPSGGIIAGKIQFSVDMCFDNQLYFCLPRVSLGFPPPQQLPGADVEVQLQAAPGSPCAVWAVGESVLLLGPETELSNDSVYRMFSFWYGHYPYQVAEYDECPMSGSWDAPQPLSIMWRPWFSEGMDLFHFFQGMGLKILSNAKIKKPVDCSQQSLKYSIAMSGGKLPESFESSSSSSLQLENSQVRQYFPETWLWDLFPIGDSGREAVHVTIPDTITEWKAMTFCTSQSRGFGLSPTVGLTAFKPFVVELTLPYSVVRGESFRLTATIFSYLKDCIRVQTNLGTSDKYQVESWTDSWGSSCLCADEAKNYHWNITATKLGHVNFTVTTKILDSNELCKGQKGFVPAKGQSDTLIKPVQVKPEGVLVEKTYSSLLCPKGQVASESISLELPVDVVPDSSKAYVTVLGDIMGTALQNLDNLVQMPNGCGEQNMVLFAPIIYVLQYLEKARLLTEEIRSRAVGFLKLGYQKELMYKHSDAFGEQDGDGNTWLTAFVTKCFGQAQEFIFTDDSNIQDALKRMAVNQLPSGCYANVGRLIHTAMKGGVGDELSLTAYLTAALLEMGKTTHDPMVSQGLQCLRGSVSSTTSLYTQALLTYTFSLAGEMDIRNTFLKKLDQQAIISGESIHWSPKPAPSVDARPWSQPEAVDVELTAYVLLAQLSTASLTQKEIAKATAIVAWLAKQRNAYGGFSYSALVNVVLRYLEEATVVALQALAKYATTAYVSSEEVNPAVTSTENFQHTFSIQAANRLVLRQETLPSVPGVYTLEASGQGCVYVQMVLKYHIPPPKFADAFSLSVEMGKARCEQATPPRSLTLTIHTSYVGNRNSSNMAIVEVKMLSGFSPMEGTNQLLLQQPLVKKVESGTDILNIYLEELSKKTQTYTFTISQSVLVTNLKPATITVYDYYLPDERATIQYSDPCE; translated from the exons ATGTGGACTCAGCTCCTTCTAGGAATATTGACCCTATCACCAGCCATTGCAGAAAAATATCTCCC AAACTATCTGGTGACAGTACCAGCCCAGCTTAACTTCCCCTCTACCCAGAAAGTTTGTTTGGATCTGCGCCCGGGGTCCCATGATGTAAAATTCACTATTACTCTGGAGACCAAGAACAAGACCCAGAAGTTGCTAGAAACTTCTGAATCGAAGAAAAGACACTTGCAGTGCATCTCCTTTCTG GTACCACCTCCTGCCGGTGGCACAGAAGAAGTGGCTACACTGCGGGTGTCGGCGACCGGAAGTAGTATCAGCTTGGAGGAGAAGACAAAGGTTCTAATTCAGAGGCAGGGGAATGGCGTCTTTATACAAACTGACAAACCTATCTACAACCCAGGGCAGGAAG TGCACTTCCGCATTGTCACTCTGAACAGCAGCTTTGTTCCAGTGAGTGACAAG tACTCCATGGCGGAGCTGCAG GATCCAAATAGGAACAGGATTGCACAGTGGCTGGAGGTGGTGCCTGAGCAAGGCATTGTAGACCTGTCCTTCCATCTGGCACCGGAGGCAACGCTGGGAACCTATACAGTAGAAGTGGCTGGGGGCGCGGCCTTTGGCACCTTCAGTGTGGAAGAATATG TGTTGCCTAAATTTAAGGTGGACGTGATAGAGC AGCAGTTATCAACAGTAGAAGAATCCTTCTTAGTGAAAATCTGTTGTAG GTACACCTATGGAAAGCCCATGCTAGCGGCAGTGCAGGTATCGGTGTGTCAAAAGGCATATACTTACCATTTTCCAGAGGCAGAATGGGAACAGCTAC ACAAATGCAGGAACCTTTCTGGACAG ACTGACAAAGCAGGATGCTTCTCCGTTTCTGTGGACATGTCCACCTTCAACCTCACTGGTTACATGTACAGCCACACCATCAATATTGTGGCTACTGTGGTGGAGGAAGGAACAG GAGTAGAAGCCAATCCCACTCAGGATATCAACATTTCTTCACAAGTGGGATCAATAACCTTTGAAGACACCAAAAATTTTTATTACCCCAGTTTCTCCTTCAGTGGGAAG ATAAGAGTTAGGGGCCATGATGGCTCCCTTCTCAAGAATCATTCAGTATTTCTGGTGATTTATGGCATAAATGGAACCATCAACCAGACCCTAACTACTGACAATGATGGCCTTGCTCCCTTCAAGCTGGATACAGTTAATTGGAATGGGGGAGATATTTCTCTGGAG gGCAGATTCCAAATGGAAGATTCGGTACACTATCCAGGACGGAGGCCTCATTACTACCAAAATGGCTATCTGCACCTGCAGTCCTTCTACAGCACAACTTGGAGCTTCCTTGACATCCACCCGCTACGTGGGATCTTGGCGTGTGGCCAGCCCCAGGAAGTGCTGGTGGATTATTACATTGATCCAGAGGATGCAAACCCTGACCAGGAAGTCATCTTCTCCTACTAT ttaatAGGGAAAGGGCATTTGGAGATGGCGGGGCAGAAACCCCTGAACTTTGAGAAGGAAG gaACGAAaggctccttttccttctcactgACCTTCACTTCCAGACTAGCCCCTGACCCTTCCCTGGTGATCTATGCCATTTTTCCCAGTGGAGGCATTATAGCTGGCAAAATTCAGTTCTCAGTAGACATGTGTTTTGACAATCAG TTGTACTTCTGCCTTCCACGGGTTTCCCTTGGCTTCCCACCTCCCCAGCAGCTGCCAGGAGCAGATGTGGAAGTACAGCTACAGGCAGCTCCTGGGTCCCCGTGTGCAGTCTGGGCTGTGGGTGAGAGTGTCTTACTACTTGGGCCGGAGACGGAGCTGAGCAACGATtct GTCTATAGGATGTTCTCATTCTGGTATGGTCACTACCCCTATCAGGTGGCTGAATATGATGAGTGTCCAATGTCTGGCTCCTGGGACGCTCCTCAGCCTCTATCAATTATGTGGAGGCCTTGGTTCTCTGAAGGCATGgaccttttccattttttccag GGCATGGGCCTGAAAATACTGTCCAATGCCAAAATTAAGAAGCCAGTAGATTGCAGTCAACAGTCTCTAAAATACAGCATTGCAATGTCTGGAGGTAAGCTACCT GAGAGTTTTGagtcatcatcatcttcatcacttCAGTTAGAGAACTCTCAGGTCCGCCAATACTTCCCGGAGACTTGGCTCTGGGATCTGTTTCCTATTGG TGACTCTGGGAGGGAGGCTGTCCATGTCACCATTCCTGACACCATCACTGAGTGGAAGGCCATGACTTTCTGTACCTCCCAGTCCAGAGGCTTTGGTCTTTCACCTACTGTTGGACTGACTGCTTTCAAGCCATTTGTTGTTGAACTGACTCTCCCTTACTCGGTAGTTCGTGGGGAATCCTTTCGCCTTACTGCCACCATCTTCAGTTATCTGAAGGACTGCATCAGG GTTCAGACTAACCTGGGTACATCAGATAAGTACCAGGTGGAATCGTGGACAGATTCTTGGGGCTCCAGCTGTCTCTGTGCTGATGAAGCAAAAAACTATCACTGGAATATCACAGCTACCAAATTGG GTCATGTGAACTTTACCGTCACTACTAAGATTCTGGACAGCAATGAACTCTGTAAGGGGCAGAAGGGGTTCGTTCCAGCAAAGGGCCAGAGTGACACACTCATCAAACCAGTTCAGGTCAAG CCTGAGGGAGTCCTTGTGGAGAAGACATACAGTTCATTGCTTTGCCCAAAAG GACAAGTGGCTTCAGAATCCATCTCCTTAGAGCTCCCTGTGGATGTTGTTCCTGATTCAAGCAAGGCTTATGTTACGGTTCTGG GAGACATTATGGGCACAGCCCTACAGAACCTAGACAATCTGGTACAGATGCCAAACGGCTGTGGGGAGCAGAACATGGTCTTGTTTGCTCCCATAATCTACGTCTTGCAGTACCTGGAGAAGGCAAGGCTGCTGACTGAGGAAATCAGGTCTCGGGCAGTGGGTTTCCTGAAGCTAG GGTACCAGAAGGAGCTAATGTACAAACACAGCGATGCCTTTGGGGAGCAGGATGGAGATGGAAACACATG GCTGACAGCGTTTGTCACCAAATGCTTTGGCCAAGCTCAAGAATTCATCTTCACTGATGACAGTAATATCCAGGATGCTCTCAAGCGGATGGCGGTAAACCAGCTCCCCAGCGGTTGCTATGCCAATGTGGGAAGGCTCATTCACACAGCTATGAAG GGCGGCGTTGGCGATGAGCTTTCCCTGACGGCGTACCTCACAGCTGCATTGCTGGAGATGGGAAAGACCACACAT GACCCGATGGTGAGTCAGGGTCTGCAGTGCCTCAGGGGCTCGGTTTCCTCCACTACCAGCCTCTACACACAGGCCCTCCTCACTTATACTTTCTCTCTGGCTGGGGAGATGGACATCAGAAACACTTTTCTCAAAAAGTTAGACCAGCAGGCTATCATCTCAG GAGAGTCCATTCACTGGAGCCCAAAGCCTGCTCCGTCAGTGGATGCCAGACCTTGGTCTCAGCCTGAGGCTGTAGATGTGGAACTGACAGCATATGTATTACTGGCCCAGCTTAGCACAGCCAGCCTGACTCAAAAGGAGATTGCCAAGGCCACTGCCATAGTGGCTTGGTTGGCCAAGCAACGTAATGCATATGGGGGCTTCTCCTACTCAG CATTGGTGAATGTGGTTCTCAGATACTTAGAGGAG GCTACTGTAGTTGCTCTCCAAGCTCTCGCCAAGTACGCCACTACTGCCTATGTGTCATCTGAGGAAGTCAACCCGGCTGTAACATCCACTGAGAATTTCCAGCACACTTTCAGCATTCAGGCTGCCAACCGGTTGGTACTTCGGCAGGAGACTCTGCCCAGTGTCCCTGGGGTATACACCCTGGAGGCCTCCGGCCAGGGCTGCGTCTATGTGCAG ATGGTGCTGAAATACCATATCCCCCCTCCTAAATTTGCAGACGCCTTTAGTCTTAGTGTGGAAATGGGAAAAGCTAGATGTGAGCAAGCTACTCCACCTCGATCCTTGACACTCACTATCCATACCAG TTATGTAGGGAATCGCAACTCTTCCAATATGGCCATTGTAGAAGTGAAG